From one Halosimplex rubrum genomic stretch:
- a CDS encoding MaoC family dehydratase — MFNSVVAANRAAFAAFGVTPSDDDEGPAAVDRIEADEDLPEWHVELTEHDRGRLGVGDRVEFTKNISDRDVQSFAAASGDTNPLHLDDEFASKTRFRGRIAHGTLVGGLISAGLARLPGLTIYLSQDLEFHNPVRLGDRLTAVCEIVEDLGDDQYRLTTRVVDDGETIIDGEAVVLVDELPDDE; from the coding sequence ATGTTCAACAGCGTGGTCGCGGCCAACCGGGCGGCGTTCGCGGCCTTCGGCGTCACGCCGTCGGACGACGACGAGGGGCCGGCGGCCGTCGACCGCATCGAGGCCGACGAGGATCTCCCCGAGTGGCACGTCGAGCTGACGGAGCACGACCGCGGCCGGCTGGGCGTCGGCGACCGCGTCGAGTTCACCAAGAACATCTCCGACCGCGACGTGCAGTCGTTCGCGGCCGCGAGCGGTGACACCAACCCGCTGCACCTCGACGACGAGTTCGCGAGCAAGACCCGCTTCCGGGGCCGCATCGCCCACGGGACGCTCGTCGGCGGCCTCATCTCCGCCGGACTCGCGCGCCTGCCCGGCCTCACGATCTACCTCTCTCAGGATCTGGAGTTCCACAACCCCGTCCGCCTCGGGGATCGGCTCACCGCGGTCTGTGAGATCGTCGAGGACCTGGGCGACGACCAGTACCGCCTGACCACCCGCGTCGTCGACGACGGCGAGACCATCATCGACGGCGAGGCCGTCGTCCTCGTCGACGAACTCCCCGACGACGAGTAA
- a CDS encoding L-aspartate oxidase → MTSELEDYDDYRTTDVLVVGSGIAGLAAALGAAREGAEVTVATKATRPEGASSWWAQGGIAVSRDDPDQFKEDILTASADTADPEAVDVLVDEANDAVSEVLVDTLGVEFDTSDETEAGAAEASADDAEAFDFGREAAHDEPRILHVDASTGKAIHVPFLNYLDDRDDVTVRDDTAALELVSHEGRVHGALLEREGDVTPTFAGATVLATGGIGDLYTRSTNPDGSTGDGIAMAALAGADVADMEYVQFHPTVYPGSEARSASKRDGEPVESGDDPDDGPFLVSEAVRGEGAHLLNGDGERFMPDYHADAELAPRDVVARAVQTEIDETGEVVLDVSPLDFGGEFPDLAEKCEARGVDWESGIPVGPAEHFLCGGVDVDTRGRASLDRLYAVGECSRTGVHGANRLASTSLLEGLVWGLRAGEDAADFDPAVVEAPELLDRDPALPDNFAREKFHRLRRTMDEYVGLRRSPDDLGRAQAVLRRLKGEVDAYVRTRTARSLYELRHASVTALLVTRAAAENGESVGTHNLVEEPAPSRAD, encoded by the coding sequence ATGACTTCCGAACTCGAAGACTACGACGACTACCGCACGACGGACGTGCTCGTGGTCGGATCCGGCATCGCCGGGCTGGCCGCCGCGCTCGGGGCGGCCCGCGAGGGCGCCGAGGTGACCGTCGCGACGAAGGCCACCCGGCCGGAAGGGGCGTCTTCGTGGTGGGCCCAGGGCGGTATCGCCGTCTCTCGGGACGACCCCGACCAGTTCAAGGAAGACATCCTGACCGCCAGTGCCGACACCGCGGACCCGGAAGCGGTCGACGTGCTCGTCGACGAGGCCAACGACGCCGTCTCCGAGGTGCTCGTCGACACCCTCGGCGTGGAGTTCGACACGAGCGACGAGACCGAGGCGGGCGCCGCCGAAGCGAGCGCCGACGACGCCGAGGCGTTCGACTTCGGCCGCGAGGCCGCCCACGACGAGCCGCGGATCCTCCACGTCGACGCCTCGACCGGCAAGGCGATCCACGTGCCGTTCCTCAACTACCTCGACGACCGCGACGACGTGACCGTCCGCGACGACACCGCGGCGCTCGAACTCGTCTCCCACGAGGGCCGCGTCCACGGTGCCCTGCTCGAACGCGAGGGCGACGTCACGCCCACCTTCGCGGGCGCGACGGTGCTGGCGACGGGCGGCATCGGCGACCTGTACACCCGGTCGACCAACCCCGACGGGTCGACGGGTGACGGCATCGCGATGGCCGCGCTCGCCGGCGCCGACGTGGCGGACATGGAGTACGTCCAGTTCCACCCGACCGTCTACCCCGGGAGCGAGGCGCGAAGCGCATCGAAACGAGACGGTGAACCCGTCGAGTCCGGTGACGACCCCGACGACGGCCCCTTCCTCGTCAGCGAGGCCGTCCGCGGCGAGGGCGCCCACCTCCTGAACGGTGACGGCGAGCGCTTCATGCCCGACTACCACGCTGACGCCGAACTCGCGCCCCGGGACGTGGTCGCCCGGGCCGTCCAGACGGAGATCGACGAGACCGGCGAGGTCGTCCTCGACGTGAGCCCGCTCGACTTCGGCGGGGAGTTTCCCGACCTCGCCGAGAAGTGCGAGGCCCGCGGCGTCGACTGGGAGTCCGGCATCCCCGTCGGCCCGGCCGAGCACTTCCTCTGTGGCGGCGTCGACGTGGACACCCGCGGTCGGGCCTCCCTCGACCGGCTGTACGCCGTCGGCGAGTGTTCCCGGACCGGCGTCCACGGCGCCAACCGGCTGGCCTCCACGTCGCTGCTGGAGGGACTCGTCTGGGGCCTCCGGGCCGGCGAAGATGCCGCCGACTTCGACCCCGCGGTCGTCGAGGCGCCCGAACTCCTCGACCGGGACCCCGCACTTCCGGACAACTTCGCCCGCGAGAAGTTCCACCGCCTGCGCCGCACGATGGACGAGTACGTCGGCCTCCGCCGGAGTCCCGACGACCTGGGTCGCGCCCAGGCGGTCCTCCGGCGGCTGAAAGGCGAGGTCGACGCCTACGTCCGGACGCGCACGGCGCGGTCGCTGTACGAACTCCGCCACGCCTCCGTGACGGCGCTGCTCGTGACGCGGGCGGCCGCCGAGAACGGCGAGTCCGTGGGGACGCACAACCTCGTCGAGGAGCCCGCGCCCTCGCGGGCCGACTGA
- a CDS encoding phosphotransferase family protein, whose protein sequence is MTDGSPTERDARRAVADAVPRERVRSTARIQGGTNTLYRVETDAGGYVVKFNTFVGPEITAAEVEVCRLLADTDVPVPRVVDAVFDRAEGPGYFVTTALPGDPPTDVSPPLARRMGRVLREFSSVSGVDAIDGYGRLQRASEETPPLAGSADTWREYVAWYVDMLLSKPSDRVADLVDPVRGVVDETLDAVPRRPDPAVVPDDYRPANIHVAEGEVVGVVDLERAARGDLRLALVKSGYLLTRERPAGGGDRLRTALYEGFDADAPDALGRCYRAVAVASEIRGFDIWWNDADEAAETLRSIVDELAE, encoded by the coding sequence ATGACCGACGGGTCCCCGACGGAGCGCGACGCTCGCCGCGCGGTCGCCGACGCGGTCCCCCGCGAACGGGTCCGTTCGACCGCTCGCATTCAGGGCGGGACGAACACCCTCTACCGCGTCGAGACCGACGCGGGCGGGTACGTGGTGAAATTCAACACGTTCGTCGGACCGGAGATCACGGCCGCCGAGGTCGAAGTGTGTCGCCTGCTCGCCGACACCGACGTGCCCGTCCCACGAGTCGTCGACGCCGTCTTCGACCGCGCCGAAGGACCAGGCTACTTCGTCACGACGGCACTCCCGGGCGACCCGCCCACCGACGTGTCGCCACCGCTCGCGCGGCGGATGGGCCGGGTTCTCCGCGAGTTCTCGTCGGTGTCCGGCGTCGACGCCATCGACGGGTACGGCCGGCTGCAGCGCGCATCCGAGGAGACGCCGCCGCTCGCCGGCTCGGCCGACACCTGGCGCGAGTACGTCGCGTGGTACGTCGACATGCTGCTGTCGAAGCCGAGCGACCGAGTGGCCGACCTGGTCGACCCCGTCCGCGGCGTCGTCGACGAGACGCTCGACGCGGTCCCCCGGCGACCCGACCCCGCGGTCGTCCCCGACGACTACCGGCCGGCGAATATCCACGTCGCCGAGGGCGAAGTCGTCGGCGTGGTCGACCTCGAACGCGCCGCCCGGGGTGACCTCCGGCTCGCGCTGGTCAAGAGCGGCTACCTCCTGACCCGGGAGCGTCCCGCTGGCGGCGGCGATCGGCTCCGGACGGCGCTGTACGAGGGGTTCGACGCCGACGCGCCCGACGCGCTCGGGCGGTGTTACCGTGCGGTGGCCGTCGCGAGCGAGATCCGAGGCTTCGACATCTGGTGGAACGACGCCGACGAGGCGGCCGAAACGCTCCGTAGCATCGTCGACGAGCTGGCGGAGTGA
- the cgi121 gene encoding KEOPS complex subunit Cgi121 encodes MELVEGVATVDDLDAFVARLGEIGDEHGASVQAFDARTVVDRAHLDRAVELADRALARGENVARDRAVEVLLYAAGTRQIDRALELGVNDGECPAVVLVDAREHSDDPSAAEQRAAAAVRDLTGPGRIEPAETLGEYDGERVREYFAVSDAELDAVEGSLADVVRERVALLDVAK; translated from the coding sequence ATGGAGCTGGTCGAGGGGGTCGCGACCGTCGACGACCTCGACGCGTTCGTCGCTCGGCTCGGCGAGATCGGCGACGAGCACGGCGCCAGCGTGCAGGCGTTCGACGCTCGCACCGTCGTCGACCGCGCCCACCTCGACCGGGCGGTCGAACTCGCCGACCGGGCGCTCGCCCGCGGCGAGAACGTCGCCCGCGACCGCGCGGTGGAGGTCCTGCTGTACGCCGCCGGCACCCGACAGATCGATCGGGCGCTCGAACTCGGCGTCAACGACGGGGAGTGCCCGGCGGTCGTCCTCGTCGACGCCCGCGAGCACTCGGACGACCCCTCAGCGGCCGAACAGCGGGCGGCGGCAGCCGTCCGCGACCTGACGGGGCCGGGCCGGATCGAACCCGCGGAGACGCTCGGCGAGTACGACGGCGAGCGGGTCCGCGAGTACTTCGCGGTGAGCGACGCGGAACTCGACGCGGTCGAGGGGTCGCTGGCCGACGTGGTCCGCGAGCGGGTCGCACTGCTCGACGTGGCGAAGTGA
- the nadA gene encoding quinolinate synthase NadA, producing METAQFETDLSLFKYDNLEQLPPAYRDLDEAERTERIEAALDELGDDVVILGHNYQRREIVEHADFVGDSYQLSKEAANADADYVIFGGVTFMAESADIITDDSQSVILPSMEASCPMAGMAEALQVDAAWAEITGAAPDEEIIPITYMNSYADLKAFCAEQGGLVCTSSNAHKAFEYAFEKGDKVLFLPDKHLGENTAYRLGMEDEIAEWDPWDPEGKDAAEVVQNDIVLWDGYCQVHERFSESHIEDLRERRPDANVVVHPECRREVVEAADVVGSTATICEVVEEADPGDAWAIGTEIHLAKHLDRWHPDVEVLPLCGDACMDCNAMRQIDPNYLTWVLEELVAGRERNVIEVAPEEKELAQVALDRMLEI from the coding sequence ATGGAAACAGCGCAGTTCGAGACTGACCTCAGTCTCTTCAAGTACGACAACCTGGAACAGCTGCCGCCGGCCTACCGCGATCTGGACGAGGCCGAACGCACGGAGCGCATCGAGGCCGCGCTCGACGAACTCGGCGACGACGTAGTGATCCTCGGCCACAACTACCAGCGCCGGGAGATCGTCGAACACGCCGACTTCGTGGGCGACTCCTACCAGCTCTCGAAGGAAGCCGCGAACGCGGACGCCGACTACGTCATCTTCGGCGGCGTGACGTTCATGGCCGAGTCGGCGGACATCATCACCGACGACTCTCAGTCGGTGATCCTCCCGAGCATGGAGGCCTCGTGTCCGATGGCCGGGATGGCCGAGGCGCTGCAGGTCGACGCCGCGTGGGCCGAGATCACCGGCGCCGCGCCCGACGAGGAGATCATCCCGATCACCTACATGAACAGCTACGCCGACCTGAAGGCCTTCTGCGCCGAGCAGGGCGGGCTGGTCTGTACCTCCTCGAACGCCCACAAGGCCTTCGAGTACGCCTTCGAGAAGGGCGACAAGGTCCTCTTTCTCCCCGACAAGCACCTCGGCGAGAACACGGCCTACCGGCTCGGCATGGAAGACGAGATCGCCGAGTGGGACCCGTGGGACCCCGAGGGCAAGGACGCCGCGGAAGTCGTCCAGAACGACATCGTCCTCTGGGACGGCTACTGCCAGGTCCACGAGCGCTTCAGCGAGAGCCACATCGAAGACCTGCGCGAGCGCCGCCCGGACGCGAACGTCGTCGTCCACCCCGAGTGCCGCCGCGAGGTCGTCGAGGCCGCCGACGTGGTCGGCTCGACGGCGACGATCTGCGAGGTCGTCGAGGAGGCCGACCCCGGCGACGCCTGGGCCATCGGCACGGAGATCCACCTCGCCAAGCACCTCGACCGCTGGCACCCCGACGTGGAGGTGTTGCCCCTCTGTGGCGACGCCTGCATGGACTGCAACGCCATGCGCCAGATCGACCCCAACTACCTGACGTGGGTGCTCGAGGAGCTCGTCGCGGGTCGCGAGCGCAACGTCATCGAGGTCGCACCGGAGGAGAAGGAGCTCGCGCAGGTCGCCCTCGACCGGATGCTCGAAATATGA
- a CDS encoding ferredoxin translates to MRIEYDRDTCIGMFQCVAEWDGFERDSDAGKAVLVDGEETDEDLFVREVPEDAELDAKFAARSCPVDAIEVYDDDGEQVV, encoded by the coding sequence ATGCGCATCGAGTACGACCGCGACACCTGTATCGGAATGTTCCAGTGCGTCGCCGAGTGGGACGGGTTCGAGCGCGACAGCGACGCCGGCAAGGCGGTCCTCGTCGACGGCGAGGAGACCGACGAGGATCTGTTCGTCCGCGAGGTGCCCGAAGATGCCGAGCTGGACGCGAAGTTCGCCGCCCGCTCCTGTCCCGTCGACGCCATCGAAGTCTACGACGACGACGGCGAGCAGGTCGTCTGA
- a CDS encoding phosphopantetheine adenylyltransferase, producing MRVAVAGTFGPIHDGHRALFRKALERGDEGVLVALTSDEFARGKRERPVPDFTDRRERLRAELDRVDEWGRDVEIRELHDEHGIASTEPTLDALVVSPETAHEIADINAERVRRNLAPMEGFVVPFVRAADGERISSTRLVGGEIDEHGELAAPAKSGEQGSADGAAVDSRPDR from the coding sequence ATGCGCGTCGCAGTCGCCGGCACGTTCGGACCGATCCACGACGGACACCGCGCGCTCTTCCGCAAGGCGCTCGAGCGCGGCGACGAGGGGGTCCTCGTCGCGCTGACGAGCGACGAGTTCGCACGCGGCAAGCGCGAGCGCCCGGTCCCCGACTTCACCGACCGCCGCGAGCGACTCCGCGCGGAGCTCGACCGGGTAGACGAGTGGGGCCGCGACGTGGAGATCCGGGAGTTACACGACGAACACGGTATCGCGTCGACGGAACCGACCCTCGACGCGCTGGTCGTCTCGCCCGAGACGGCACACGAGATCGCCGACATCAACGCCGAGCGCGTCCGCCGAAACCTCGCCCCGATGGAGGGGTTCGTCGTCCCGTTCGTCCGCGCGGCCGACGGCGAACGCATCTCCTCGACGCGGCTGGTCGGCGGCGAGATCGACGAACACGGCGAGCTCGCCGCGCCCGCGAAGTCGGGTGAGCAGGGGTCCGCCGACGGGGCGGCCGTCGACTCCCGACCGGACCGCTGA
- a CDS encoding ATP-dependent DNA helicase, protein MDVADIPGVPEWLPEHLQGDGIESLYPPQAEAVDAGVTQGENLVASVPTASGKTLVATLAMLASVERGGKALYIVPLRALASEKREEFEQFEQYGLEVGVSTGNYESEGGWLATKDIVVATSEKVDSLVRNDAPWLDELTCVVSDEVHLVDDPNRGPTLEVTLAKLRQLNPDLQTVALSATIGNAEALAEWLDAALVDSDWRPIELKKGVHYGQALHLEDGSQRELPVRNSEKPTAAIVRDTLEDEGSTLVFVNSRRNAEAAAGRLSSTVEPHLTPEERDQLSEVADEIRDVSDTDTSDDLADAVEGGAAFHHAGLSSGHRSLVEDAFRDRLIKVVSATPTLAAGVNTPSRRVVVRDWRRYDGTAGGMQPLSVLEVHQMMGRAGRPGRDPYGEALLLASSHDELDELFERYVWAEPEEIESKLAAEPALRTHILATVASGFANSREGLLEFLEQTLHASQNADRQQLERVMDDMIEYLEVNEFLEREDDGGLAATSLGHTVSRLYLDPMSAAEIIDGLRAWKRGDGRARADDGASGADRPAADGEEPPGFTTAGELADDADEEAAERPDPTAMGLYHLVARTPDMYELYLRSGDEEEYQMLAFEREAEFLGSMPSEFDPAFEDWLSALKTARLLEDWASEVDENEITDRYGVGPGDVRGKVETAQWLLGAAESLAGELGLGLAPAVREARVRAEHGVREELTELAGVRSVGRKRARRLYQAGIEDREDLREADKSVVLGALRGRERTAETVLENAGHRDPSMDGVDPDDSARPDDGGSGAGGGDGGTGTEPDDEEDQSSLGDF, encoded by the coding sequence ATGGACGTCGCGGACATCCCGGGCGTGCCCGAGTGGTTGCCCGAGCACCTGCAGGGCGACGGCATCGAGTCGCTGTACCCGCCCCAGGCCGAGGCCGTCGACGCCGGCGTCACCCAGGGCGAGAACCTCGTCGCCAGCGTCCCCACGGCCAGCGGGAAGACCCTCGTCGCCACGCTCGCCATGCTCGCCAGCGTCGAGCGCGGTGGGAAGGCGCTGTACATCGTTCCACTGCGCGCGCTCGCGAGCGAGAAACGCGAGGAGTTCGAACAGTTCGAGCAGTACGGGCTCGAAGTGGGGGTCTCGACCGGCAACTACGAGTCCGAGGGCGGCTGGCTCGCGACGAAGGACATCGTCGTCGCCACGAGCGAGAAGGTCGACTCGCTGGTCAGGAACGACGCGCCGTGGCTGGACGAGTTGACCTGCGTCGTCTCCGACGAGGTCCACCTCGTCGACGACCCGAACCGCGGCCCCACCCTCGAAGTGACGCTCGCGAAGCTCCGCCAGCTGAATCCCGACCTGCAGACCGTCGCGCTCTCGGCGACCATCGGGAACGCCGAGGCGCTGGCCGAGTGGCTCGACGCCGCCCTCGTCGACTCGGACTGGCGCCCCATCGAGCTGAAGAAGGGCGTCCACTACGGCCAGGCGCTCCACCTCGAAGACGGCTCCCAGCGCGAACTCCCGGTCAGGAACTCCGAGAAGCCGACCGCCGCGATCGTCCGCGACACGCTCGAAGACGAGGGGTCGACGCTCGTGTTCGTCAACTCCCGACGGAACGCCGAGGCCGCTGCCGGGCGGCTGTCTTCGACGGTCGAGCCGCATCTCACGCCCGAGGAGCGCGACCAGCTCTCCGAGGTGGCCGACGAGATCCGCGACGTGAGCGACACGGACACGAGCGACGACCTCGCCGACGCCGTCGAGGGCGGTGCCGCCTTCCACCACGCCGGGCTGTCGAGCGGCCACCGCTCGCTCGTCGAGGACGCCTTCCGCGACCGACTGATCAAGGTCGTCTCCGCCACGCCCACGCTCGCCGCCGGCGTCAACACGCCGTCGCGGCGCGTCGTCGTTCGCGACTGGCGACGCTACGACGGCACCGCGGGTGGGATGCAACCCCTCTCGGTGCTCGAGGTCCACCAGATGATGGGGAGAGCGGGGCGGCCCGGCCGCGACCCCTACGGCGAGGCGCTCCTGCTCGCGAGCAGTCACGACGAACTCGACGAACTGTTCGAGCGCTACGTCTGGGCCGAACCCGAGGAGATCGAATCGAAACTGGCGGCCGAGCCGGCGCTCCGGACGCACATCCTCGCCACCGTCGCCTCCGGGTTCGCCAACTCCCGCGAGGGCCTGCTGGAGTTCCTCGAACAGACGCTCCACGCGAGTCAGAACGCCGACCGCCAGCAGCTCGAACGGGTCATGGACGACATGATCGAGTATCTCGAGGTCAACGAGTTCTTAGAGCGCGAGGACGACGGCGGGCTCGCGGCCACGTCGCTCGGACACACCGTCTCGCGGCTGTATCTGGACCCGATGAGCGCCGCGGAGATCATCGACGGCCTGCGCGCGTGGAAGCGCGGCGACGGCCGCGCGCGGGCGGACGACGGGGCGAGCGGGGCCGACCGCCCGGCCGCCGACGGCGAGGAGCCGCCGGGGTTCACGACGGCGGGCGAACTGGCCGACGACGCCGACGAGGAGGCGGCCGAACGGCCCGACCCCACGGCGATGGGGCTGTACCACCTCGTCGCGCGCACGCCGGACATGTACGAGCTGTACCTGCGCTCGGGCGACGAGGAGGAGTACCAGATGCTCGCCTTCGAGCGCGAGGCGGAGTTCCTCGGCTCGATGCCCAGCGAGTTCGACCCCGCCTTCGAGGACTGGCTCTCGGCGCTGAAGACCGCGCGCCTGCTGGAGGACTGGGCCAGCGAGGTCGACGAGAACGAGATCACCGACCGCTACGGCGTCGGCCCCGGCGACGTGCGCGGCAAGGTCGAGACCGCCCAGTGGCTGCTCGGTGCTGCGGAGTCGCTGGCCGGCGAACTCGGGCTGGGGCTCGCACCGGCCGTCCGCGAGGCTCGCGTCCGCGCCGAACACGGCGTCCGCGAGGAGCTGACCGAACTCGCGGGCGTCCGGAGCGTCGGCCGCAAGCGCGCCCGGCGGCTCTACCAGGCGGGCATCGAGGACCGCGAAGACCTCCGCGAGGCCGACAAGTCCGTCGTGCTGGGCGCGCTCCGCGGACGCGAGCGCACGGCGGAGACGGTCCTCGAAAACGCCGGCCACCGCGACCCCTCGATGGACGGCGTCGACCCCGACGACAGCGCCCGCCCGGACGACGGCGGGAGCGGGGCCGGCGGCGGGGACGGGGGGACGGGCACCGAACCGGACGACGAGGAGGACCAGTCGAGCCTGGGGGACTTCTGA
- a CDS encoding universal stress protein — MYEDILVPTDGSAGASAALEEAIELADQFDATIHSLYVVDLASLGTEAGAVDMVESFEQTGEEATEAAATRARDAGVTAEASVATGSPHREILEYVDDHGVDLVVMGTHGRTGLERYLLGSVTEKIVRAADVPVLTVRADEAGDGE, encoded by the coding sequence ATGTACGAGGACATCCTCGTTCCGACGGACGGGAGCGCGGGCGCGAGCGCGGCACTCGAGGAAGCCATCGAACTTGCCGACCAGTTCGACGCGACGATCCACTCGCTGTACGTCGTCGACCTGGCGTCGCTCGGCACCGAGGCCGGTGCCGTCGACATGGTCGAGTCCTTCGAGCAGACGGGCGAAGAGGCGACCGAGGCCGCGGCGACTCGGGCCCGCGACGCCGGCGTCACGGCGGAGGCGTCGGTCGCGACCGGCAGTCCCCACCGCGAGATTCTCGAGTACGTCGACGACCACGGGGTCGACCTCGTGGTGATGGGCACCCACGGCCGCACCGGGCTGGAGCGGTACCTCCTCGGCAGCGTCACCGAGAAAATCGTCCGTGCCGCCGACGTGCCGGTGCTGACCGTTCGAGCGGACGAGGCGGGCGACGGGGAGTAG
- a CDS encoding universal stress protein — protein sequence MTERILLSLDGSATEGHGAEATDRAIDHALASAERTGGTVHALYVVDTGRYGEPALSSAEIFVDDAEDAGHDLLAAVDRRGRERGVTVLTRCCHGRPNEELPAYAAEIDADTVVLAGRRRPGRVRKELERVADTVVAPGALVGR from the coding sequence ATGACCGAGCGCATCCTGCTCTCGCTCGACGGGAGCGCGACCGAGGGGCACGGGGCGGAGGCGACCGACCGGGCGATCGACCACGCGCTGGCGTCGGCCGAGCGGACGGGCGGGACCGTCCACGCGCTGTACGTCGTCGACACGGGACGGTACGGCGAGCCGGCACTGTCGAGCGCCGAGATCTTCGTCGACGACGCCGAGGACGCGGGCCACGACCTGCTCGCCGCCGTCGACCGGCGGGGCCGCGAGCGCGGCGTCACGGTGCTCACCCGCTGCTGTCACGGGCGACCCAACGAGGAACTGCCCGCCTACGCCGCCGAGATCGACGCCGACACGGTCGTGCTCGCCGGTCGGCGCCGTCCCGGTCGCGTCCGGAAGGAACTCGAACGGGTCGCCGACACCGTCGTCGCGCCCGGTGCGCTCGTCGGGCGGTGA
- a CDS encoding universal stress protein has product MRFAVAIDGSSESDRALDHAVEVVTAAGAALTAVHSVDPDVYDTGGTEPPTDRAEYDDRLVVESVDDAERRGERLLDDAVERAADAGFDIDAELLYGDPVRTIPDFATTEGYDGVFVGHRGLSEAHERVLGSVAKGIVERSSLPVTVVR; this is encoded by the coding sequence ATGCGATTCGCAGTAGCGATCGACGGTTCGAGCGAGAGCGATCGGGCGCTCGACCACGCCGTCGAGGTGGTGACCGCCGCGGGCGCCGCGCTGACCGCCGTCCACTCGGTCGACCCCGACGTGTACGACACCGGTGGTACCGAGCCGCCGACCGACCGAGCCGAGTACGACGACCGGCTCGTCGTCGAGAGCGTCGACGACGCCGAGCGGCGGGGCGAGCGTCTGCTGGACGACGCGGTCGAGCGCGCGGCCGACGCCGGGTTCGATATCGACGCCGAGCTGCTGTACGGCGACCCCGTGCGGACGATACCCGACTTCGCGACGACGGAGGGGTACGACGGCGTCTTCGTCGGCCACCGCGGCCTCTCGGAGGCCCACGAGCGCGTCCTCGGTAGCGTGGCGAAAGGGATCGTCGAGCGGTCGTCGCTGCCGGTGACCGTCGTCCGCTGA
- a CDS encoding oxidoreductase, with protein sequence MPTLDDPVSIGGVDLPNRLYRAPLLECAGNGPDAVDTLLDELEPTAAAGVGLIFQGASIVTAESGCAAPNMTRVHDPAFVDRCSRLTDAVHDRGGRIFVQLGHGGLRSLAVWHAEQRARNPDHEELAVSRPPPQLRALDRLGLVEFRPRVMTTSEVYELAEQFGKAAGYAADAGYDGVHLSGANMGIVQQFLSPFYNRRDDEFGTDPDEPPGSGGVAFLEAVHDAVREHAGDIPLVTKVPAETAAPRFVRRRLSRTDAIDICERVAEIGYDAVVPVEVSTFWDMSVVRGAYPERAWDHADLQSGYAGALGSPLKARAVAALNRLQSRRFPEEPGWNAALCRRVRRRVDVPVLCEGGIRERETCEDLLGGGADGEPACDLVGMGRPFYAEPRLGARLLGETGSNADARALCESCNNCTVPQVTGAPGLCRTPSVVRERARLETEGVYERGE encoded by the coding sequence ATGCCGACGCTCGACGACCCCGTCTCGATCGGCGGGGTCGACCTGCCGAACCGTCTCTACCGCGCGCCGCTGCTGGAGTGCGCCGGCAACGGGCCCGACGCCGTCGACACCCTCCTCGACGAACTCGAACCGACCGCCGCCGCCGGCGTGGGTCTGATCTTTCAGGGCGCCAGCATCGTCACCGCCGAGAGCGGCTGCGCGGCGCCGAACATGACCCGCGTTCACGACCCCGCGTTCGTCGACCGCTGTTCGCGGCTGACCGACGCCGTCCACGACCGCGGCGGCCGGATCTTCGTCCAGCTGGGCCACGGCGGCCTCCGCAGTCTGGCCGTCTGGCACGCCGAACAGCGCGCCCGGAACCCCGACCACGAGGAGCTGGCCGTCTCCCGGCCGCCCCCGCAGTTGCGCGCGCTCGACCGGCTCGGGCTCGTGGAGTTTCGGCCCCGCGTGATGACGACGAGCGAGGTGTACGAACTCGCCGAGCAATTCGGGAAAGCTGCGGGCTACGCGGCCGACGCCGGCTACGACGGGGTCCACCTCTCGGGGGCGAACATGGGCATCGTCCAGCAGTTCCTGTCGCCCTTCTACAACCGTCGCGACGACGAGTTCGGGACCGACCCCGACGAGCCGCCGGGCAGCGGCGGCGTGGCCTTCCTCGAAGCGGTCCACGACGCCGTCCGCGAGCACGCCGGCGATATCCCGCTGGTGACGAAGGTGCCCGCCGAGACCGCCGCGCCGCGGTTCGTCCGCCGTCGGCTCTCGCGAACGGACGCGATCGATATCTGCGAGCGCGTGGCCGAGATCGGCTACGACGCCGTCGTTCCCGTCGAGGTCTCGACGTTCTGGGACATGAGCGTCGTCCGCGGGGCTTATCCCGAGCGGGCGTGGGACCACGCGGACCTGCAGTCGGGGTACGCGGGGGCGCTTGGGAGTCCGCTGAAGGCGCGGGCGGTCGCGGCGCTCAATCGGCTACAGAGTCGGCGGTTCCCCGAGGAGCCCGGCTGGAACGCCGCCCTCTGTCGGCGCGTCCGTCGGCGGGTCGACGTGCCCGTCCTCTGCGAGGGCGGGATCCGGGAGCGCGAGACCTGCGAGGACCTGCTGGGCGGCGGCGCCGACGGGGAGCCGGCCTGCGATCTCGTGGGGATGGGCCGACCGTTCTACGCCGAGCCGCGGCTGGGGGCGCGGCTGCTCGGCGAGACGGGGTCGAACGCCGACGCGCGGGCGCTCTGCGAGAGCTGCAACAACTGCACCGTCCCGCAGGTGACCGGCGCGCCCGGTCTCTGTCGGACCCCGTCGGTGGTGCGCGAGCGGGCTCGACTCGAGACGGAGGGCGTCTACGAGCGCGGGGAGTGA